The Polaribacter sp. MED152 region ATTGTTGATGAGGCGCATTACAATTCTTTCACAAAAATATTTAAGTTTTTTAACGACTCTTTTATCTTGGGAGTTACAGCAACACCTTTGAGTTCTAACATTAAATTACCAATGTACGAGAACTATCAAGAATTGTTTGTAGGTGAGTCTATACAAGATTTAATAGATAATGGTTATTTAGCTAGAGCTAACATGTACTCTTATAATGTAGGATTAACATCTTTGGAGGTTGGTGCAAATGGAGATTATACCGTAAAATCTTCTGAAGATTTGTATACCAATACAGATATGTTAACCAAATTAGTTTCTGCTTATGAAGAAACAGCAAAGGGTAAAAAGACTTTAATATTTAACAATGGTATTAATACGTCTATACAAGTGTTTCATGCGTTTAAAAAAGCAGGATACCCAATTGCGCATTTAGACAATACTAATACTAAAAAAGAAAGAGAATTAATTCTTAGATGGTTTCATAAAACACCAAATGCTATAATTACCTCTGTAAGTATCTTAACAACAGGTTTTGATGAACCTAGTATAGAGGCTATTATTTTAAATAGGGCTACAAAATCATTAACATTATATTATCAAATGATTGGTCGTGGTTCGCGTATTTTTGGTGATAAGAATACATTTGATGTTGTAGATTTAGGAAACAATTTTTACAGATTTGGACCTTGGGGAGCTGATTTAGATTGGCAAAAAATGTTTAGAGCTCCAGATTACTATTTAAATGCCATTCTTTCTGATGAAGAAATAGAAAGTACGTTTAGATATGAATTACCTGCTGATGTTAAAAAGGAGTTTGCAAAATCTGAAGACACTTATTTTGATATGAAAGCTGTTTACATTGATACTATAAGATCTGGAGAATCATCTAAGCGAGTTTTAGAGAAATCTATAGCTCATCATGCAAAAATGTGTATCGAAAATAGTGAAGACGTTTTTGATGCATTAATTTTAGCTAAAATGCTAGGAGAGGAGATAGATGATAGAATAAATAGGTATGCAAAATGTATTTCTAAAAGTACACACAACTTTGTAACTTGGTTAAAAGATGATTACAGGAAAAAGCTAAATTCTTATCTAAGAGAAAATTTTGATGAGGAATATGAAAAGATTTTTGGTCATCCACCAATTGAAGAATAAAATAAATAAACGCTGATTATTCAGCGTTTTTTTTATGCCATTTTTTTGAGCTATTTATCTATAATAAATTATGGCAAACATTATTTCTTTACTATTGCTATTCAAATTTTATTTCTAGCCTTTAAAGTTAGAAAATACCTTTAAATAAAAAACCTCGCAAATTGCGAGGTTTTTCTGTGTTCAAATAACAAAAAGTATCTTATCCTTTTGTCTTATTCTTAAACTGATCAAATTTATCAGCTTCTGGCTTAGGCCAGCTGTTATTAGAAGTATCAACATCTGCAGTTTCCATATCTGGATCTACCTTGATACTTTTAATTTCTTGTGTAGAAGAGAATACTCTCTTTATAGTATTGTCATCTCTCATCCAGATTTGAGCTGGGAAAGTTTCTCTTTTAGTAGAACCATCAGCATACGTTAATTCAACGATTAATGGCATTACTAAACCTCCTGGCTTTTCAAACTCAACTGAATAAATATAAGAAGGTACTTCTTTACCATCTGCATATTGATCCATAGCATTTGGGTTTGCATCTTCTTTTTTATCTGTTATGTAAACTAAAGGTCCTAAATTATCAAAATACTGCTTGTATTGTGCTTTTAACTTAGTAACTCTTTCACTTGGCTTATCTGTTAAATATAAAGGCTTAACTTCTTTAATACCTATGTCTGTAACATCTGTAGTATAGAACCATCCTCTCCAGAACCAATCTAAATCCATACCTGAAGCATCTTCCATAGATCTAAAGAAATCTTCTGGTGTTGGGTGTTTAAACATCCATCTTTGAGAATATGTTCTAAAAGCATGATCAAATAATTCTGGACCCATAATTGTTTTACGTAACATATATAAACCAGCAGCTGGCTTAGAGTATGCATTTGGTCCGAATTGTTTTACGTAATCTCCTTGAGACATAATAGGAGAGATGTTAGACTGATCTCCACCCATATATCTTGTGATATCTTTTGCTGGATTAGAAGCAAATAATTCTGCATCATAAACATCTTCAGCTAAAATTTCTACGAAAGAATTTAATCCTTCATCCATCCAAGTCCATTGTCTTTCATCAGAATTAACAATCATTGGGAAGAAGTTATGACCAACTTCGTGTATAATTACACCTAACATACCTTTTTTAGTTCTGTCTGAATAAGTTCCATCAGGATTTGGACGACCAAAATTGAAACAAATCATTGGGTACTCCATTCCTTGTCTTTCTGAATGTACAGAAACAGCTTTAGGATAAGGATAATCGAAAGTTAACTTTGAATACTCTATTAAAGTTGTAGCTACAGCTCTTGTTGAGTGCTCTTCCCATAAAGGGTTACCTTCTTTAGGATATAATGATGTAGCCATAATTGTGTTACCATTTACGTTTACAGCCATTGCATCCCAAATATATTTTCTTGATGTTGCGAATGCGAAATCTCTAACTTTTTCAGCTTTGAACTTCCAAGTTTTAGTTCCTGTTGCACGTCCTTTTTCTGCTTTTTCAGCTTCTTCTTGTGTTACAATTAAAACTGGGTTGTCAAAACTTTTTCTAGCTTTAGCATAACGTTTACGCTGAGTTCTTGTTAGAACATCTTTTTCGTTCTGTAAAGTTCCTGTAGCTTCTACAATATGATCTGCAGGCACTGTAAGATTAACTTCATAATCTCCAAATTCTAAAGCAAACTCAGATCTACCCCAGAATTGCATATTTTGCCATCCTTCAACATTGTTATACACAGCCAATCTTGGAAAAAATTGTGCAATAGTATAGTTATTGTTACCATCATCAAAAGATTCTAATCCAGAACGACCACCATCTTTGTTGATATCATTTATTTTATAATTCCATTTAATGCTAAACTCAAACGTTTCACCAGGAGCTAATGCTTTTGGTAAATTAATACGCATCATAGTTCTATTGATAAAGTGAGATAAAGGTTTACCACCTGTCATTACACTTTCTATATTAAAACCAAAGCCTTTACCTTCATTCATATATGAAGTTTTAAAGTTGTCTGGAGTAATAAAAGCAGCTGCAGAATTAGATCTTGCCAAAGGCGTTTTAGAGTCATCTGCTCTCATGTTTTGATCTAATTGTACCCATAAATATTCTAAATCGTCTTTAGAGTTATTGTGGTAAGTAATATTTTCACTACCATAAATTTTGTTATTAGCTTCGTCTAAACGAATATCCATAACATAATCTACCTTCTGTTGAAAGTATTGATGTCCAGGAGCACCTGATGCTGCATGCTGATCATTTGGAGTTGCTAAAACATCTTTTAGTTGCCTAAATTTGTTTTCATCAGTGTGACCTAGTTGCGTTTTCTTTTTTTCTTTTTGCTCTTGAGCTATAGAAGCTGTTGCAATAAAAAATAGAGAAAAAACTAGTAAAGAGATTTTTTTCATTTGTATTGATTTGAATTTAACTAGCTATAAAATTACTGATAATTAGTACGATTTTACTAAAATGTTAAAAATTTTAACAAACCTTTATCATAAAAAAAAGGCAATATGATAACATATTGCCTTTTTCTTAGATTTGGATAGTTTTTATCCTTTCATTTTTTGTTTAAAATTATCAAACTTGTTTGCTTTTTCCCTTGGAAAAGAATTGTTCGAAACATCTACATCTGCAGTTTCTAAATCTGGGTCAATCATAATGCTTTCTATTTGCTTAGATGAAGTAAATACTTTGGTTACTTCTTTGTCATTATATCTCCAAATTTGAGCAGGATATGTTTTCTTTTCTTTACTACCATCTTTATAGGTAAATTCTACGATAATTGGCATAACTAAACCACCAGGTTTTTCATATGTTATTTCATAGTGATATTTATCTTGATTACTGGCAAAACCTAATCCTGCAGAAGTATCTTCTACAAATTCTACTGTGTTGCCCTCATCTTTAGTAGCGTATTTTTTAACTCCTTTTACACCAATATCTGTAACATCAGTAGTATAGAACCAACCTCTCCAAAACCAATCTAGATCTATACCAGAAGCATCTTCCATAGTTCTAAAGAAATCTGCAGGAGATGGATGTTTAAACATCCATCTTTGTGAATAAGTTTTAAATGCATGATCGAACAATTCTTTACCCATAATTGTTTCTCTTAAAATCCATAATGCTGTTGCTGGTTTACCATAAGCGTTAGAACCAAAACTATATACATTATCTCCTTTAGACATAATTGGGGCAATTCTTGATTGATCTCCAGACATGTATCTTACAATATTCTTTGGATAACCTCTTACAATAGGAAAATCTTTGTCATAATCTAGCTCAGCTAACATTTCCATATAAGAATTTAAACCTTCATCCATCCATGTCCATTGTCTTTCGTCTGAATTTACAATCATAGGAAAAAAGTTATGCCCAACTTCGTGTATTGTAACTTTAATCATTCTGTATTTCATTCTGTCTGAATAACCACCATCTGGTAAATCTGGTCTTCCAGGATTGAAACATATTTGCGGATATTCCATTCCCATTTGTCCATCTACAGAAATAGCTTTGTGGTAAGGATAATCAAAAGTATATTTAGAATACGTTTTTAAGGTTTGTGCTGCAGCTCTTGTAGAATGGTCACCATATAAAGGGTTTGCTTCTTTAGAGTATAAAGATTCTGCCATTACTGTTTTACCATTAATGTCTACAGCCATTGCATCATATATAAATTTTCTTGATGTTGCAAAGGCATAATCACGCACGTTTTCAGCAATAAACTTCCATGTTTTTGTCTTTGTCGCTTTTGACTTTTCAATTTTTTCAGCTTCTTCTTGAGTTCTAATTACTACAGGATTATCAAAACTTTTTCTAGCTTTTTCTCTTCTTTTTAATTCTTTCTTTGAAAAAACCTCTTTTGGATTTTGTAAAACTCCTGTTGCTCCTAACATATGATCTTCAGGCACTGTAATATTTACTGTAAAATCTCCAAATTCTAAGGCGAATTCACTTCTTCCCCAAAATTGATCATTTTGCCAACCTTCTACATTATCATAAACACACATTCTTGGGTAGAATTGTGCTATTACATAGTTGTTATTATCATTTTCAGTAAAGTGCTCATAGCCAGATCTACCACCATCTGTTCTATGATTGTTGATGTTGTACCACCAAGAAATATTAAAATCGAAAGTATCTCCAGAAGCTAAAGGCTCTTCTAAATTAATGCGCATCATAGTTTGATTAATAGTGTGTGATAATGCACTACCATCCTTATTAGTAACACTCATTATATTAAATCCGCCATCAAAACGCTCTTCAGGAAAAGCTCTGTTAAATCTGTTTTTACTAATTTTTTTAGGAATAGAATTAGGAGAAATATCTGGAGTTTTAGAATCTGCAGCTCTCATATTCTGGTCTAATTGTACCCATAGATATTCTAAATCGTCTTTAGAATTGTTGTGGTAAGTAATAGTTTCTGAACCTGTAATTTTTGTATTGACATCATCTAAAACAATATCCATTACATAATCTACCTTCTGCTGCGTATATTCTTTACCAGGTTTACCAGAAGCAGTTCTTTCTAAGTTTGGTGTGGGTAATTCTTGCTTTAATTGCTTAAACTTATTTGTATTTACATGCCCTTGTTTTGTTATTTGGCCATATGTTGTGGCTGCAAACAAGAATGAAAGCATTACTAATCCAAATTTTTTCATAAATGTTGATTTTGGGTTTGTTTAAATTAATATTCTAATAAGGTAGAACTTTCATCTTTTGTAAGTAAAACACTTTTGTTTTTTTTACCGACTTTAGATTTAATTAAGTTCTGTTGTTTTGGAAAATGTTCGATAAGTATTTTATTAGAAACATCTATACTATTTACTTTATTGATGTTTTCTATCTCCAAGTAAAAAAATACTAAATCTCCATCATATTCTTTGCCAAGATAATTAAAGTTTTTTTCTTTACCATCTACTTTAAGAGCGAGTTTATCTTTTAGATATTTTTCAAAGTAAACATCATTGTTTTTTAATTCTCTTTTGGTGGTTAGCTGCAAATCAATATCAAAATCTTTGTTTAGCGCAAGCTCTATATCATCCATAAAAACATTAATAATTATTTGCACAGCTTTTGCTTCGCTCTTATAGTTTATTTGTGTTAAACTAAGATAATATTTATGTGCTGTAAAAGAGAGTAGTGGAAGTGCTATAAATAATAGCAAGTGTATTTTTAATTTCATAAAAAGCTAAAAACAATTATTGAACCAAATTACTCATTTTTTATGATTTTAAGGTAAGAGACGCTTTCTGCCCTTAATATTTTTATTAGTTCTAGCATTCTATTTTCCTTGTGTAAATCTTCTATACCTAAAGGATTGCAGTATTCTAAGAAATGAAAGTAGTTTTCAATAGGAATTTTTAATTCATCAAAAAAGAATTTTTCTCCCAATTCAGACATTATCTTATAAGGAAATTGTCTTTTTTGATTTAGTTTATTTCTTAATGCCCATAAACGTTCTGAGTGCTTAAAAGGCATTCCTATTTTGGCTCCTGCACCAGCCATTGGCATAGCACCTTCCATAGTATTTACTAGTGGTGGTTTGGCTTTTTTTATTTCATCTATAGTAAAGTCTTTTTCTTTAAAGTTCACATTTGAAAAATCCATTACTTTTCTTAATAAAGAATCTTGTACATCTCTAGGAACATCTTTAGTATCTATACCTAATCTTCCTAACAATTGATTTCTTTTAAGTTCGAACTCATCTAACGTATAAACATTTGTATTTAATTTTATATCAAGTTCTCGTTTATCTATAATTTCTTCTGAAATGAAAATCTTTTTTGCTTTGTATTGAATAGATGAAACCCTTAACGTATCTCCTTTAGAAACAAAAATTCTATACAAACCTTGATCACTAGAAAATGTTCCTTGATACGTATTTAAATTTATGATATTTGCGTTTTTAATTACACCTAAAGAATCTGTAATCTTACCAGTAATAATATATCTTTTACTTTGAGAATTTGCTGTAAATACTACAGCTAGCATTAATATAGAAAACAGTATACTTCTTTTCATAGATTTATTAGGCTAAGTTGTACTTATAACTATCTTGAAAATTACGTAATATTTTAATACAATTTTTATAAAAATTAGTTTTTTTGAAGTAAACTAAGTTCAGTCTTATTCTTTTGAGGAAATGTTTTGCTTTCTCTCATTAAAATTGCTGTTACTTTAATTTTATCATCCTTTTTAAAAAGAGTGATGATATTTTTCTTAAAACAATAGTTCAGAAATACATTGATGTTGTCTTGCTTAATATTTAAGTCTGTAATAAAAAAATCATCTGTGTAATGCTTTCTAATGCTGGCTAACATTTTATCTTCATAGGTAAGTTTTTTTAACATTCTTTTTCTCTTGTTACTTCCGTTTAAAGCGCCTATTAGATTATCTAGGCTTACTGAAGCGCTTGTAAGTGTTGCACTTACAATTTTTGTATCTTTTTCAACTTTAGTATTAGCATATGGTAAATTAAGCTTTTTTGCATTTACTGTTGGTGGTTTTATGTATTGCTTGTCTACATAAAATATTCCTGTAGATCTTTCAAAAGTTATTTCATTTAATTCATTTACTTTTTCTTGTAAATCAATGGTTATAGATTTTTTTACATAAATTTCTTTGGTAATAATTACTTCTTTTTTCTCTAGATTTATATGCGAAACAAATAAAGTATCGTTTAAAGAAACTGGTATTTGAAAAACACCAAAATCATCTGAAGCTGCACCTTGATTTGTATTTTTGTTGATGATGTGTGCATCTGGAATTGTATTTTCTTGAAATAGAATTTTTCCTGATATAATTTTTTGAGCATCTTGCCCAAAAGAAAACCAAGATATAAATAAAAGGTAGAGTAGTAGTTGATTTTTCATTGAAACAAAGAAAATGCCTAGTCCTCTTAAAATTCTATTAAGACACTGATAAAATTTTGTTAACAGGTTACGTTTCTGCTACTTTTTATGATGAAATTAAGAATTGCAATCCATAAAAAATGACTTATTTTTGAGCTATGAAGAAAATGATTATAGCAAGCACGTCTACTATTTATGGTGGTAGTTATTTAGAATATCTTTTACCAACATTAAAGTCTTTTTTTAGTGATGTAAAAACAATCTTATTTATTCCTTATGCAAGACCGAGTGGAATTTCTTATGATGCATACACTAATATTGCTAAAGAAGCTTTTCAAAAAATAGGAATTGAAATAGAAGGTATTCATGGCTATAAAAATCCCATAGAAGCAATACAAAATGCTGAAGGTATTTTTACTGGAGGTGGAAATACTTTTGAACTGGTGAATCAGTTATATAAAAATGATATTTTAGAAACTTTAAAAAAAGTATTAGAGAATGGTACACCTTATTTAGGCACAAGTGCAGGAAGCAATATTTGTGGTATCAATATGAAAAATACTAATGATATGCCAATTGTGTATCCTCCTAGTTTTAAGACTTTAGGTTGCATACCTTTTAATATAAATGCTCATTATTTAGACCCAATAGAGGGTACAAAACATATGGGTGAAACTCGAGAAACTAGAATTAAAGAATTTCATGTATTTAATAATACTGCTGTTTTAGGATTAAGAGAAGGTAGTTGGTTAGAAGTAATAGGTGAAACAATAACTTTAAAAGGAAATTATACTGCAAGGTTATTTGAAAAAGATAAAAAACCTATTGAGTCAGGAATAGGTGAAATTTCTATATAGAAATAGTAGTGTAGTAGTAACAACAGAACAATAAAAAAGGGATAATTTTAATTATCCCTTTTCTTGTTTTAATAAGTTACGTAATCAACAATTTCTAAACCATAACCAATCATACCAACTCTTTTGGCTTGTTGGTTATTAGTTAATAGTTTTAATTTGCTGATATTTAAATCATGTAAAATTTGAGCTCCAATTCCAAAGTCTCTTTGGTCCATTGCAATCGCAGGTGCTTTTAATTCACCATTCTTCTGATTTTCTTTCAAAATATTTAATCTGCTCAATAAGTTTTTAGACTGATTTTGCTGATTGATAAATAAGATTGCACCTTTACCTTCATCATTTACAACCTGAAACATTTGATCTAATTTCTTATCTGCATTATTGGTTAGTGTACCAAGTATATCATTATTTACTAAAGTAGAATTTATTCTTGTTAAAACTCCATCTTCATTGGTCCAAGATCCTTTTGTTAAAGCTATATGTACTTGATTATTAGTAGTTTGTTGATAAGCTCTTAAACGAAATTTACCAAAACGTGTTTCAATTTCAAAGTCTTCTTTCTTTTCAATTAAAGAATCGTGTTCCATTCTATAGGCAACTAAATCTTCTATAGAAACAATTTTTATATCGAATTTTTCTGCAACCTTTAGTAATTGTGGTAAACGAGCCATGGTACCATCTTCGTTCATGATTTCTACAATAACTCCTGCTGGTTGTAAACCTGCTAACCTTGCAAAATCTATAGCTGCTTCTGTATGACCTGTTCTTCTTAAAACGCCACCTTCTTTTGCCTTTAAAGGAAAAATATGACCAGGTCTAGCCAAATCAAAAGGTTTTGTTTCTTTATCAATTAAAGCATTAATGGTTAATGCCCTGTCTGAAGCCGATATTCCAGTTGTAACACCTTTACCTCTTAAATCTACAGAAACCGTAAATGCAGTTTCCATAGGGTCAGTGTTATTATTTACCATCATTCCAAGCTCTAACTCTTTACAACGATTTTCGGTTAATGGTGTACAAATTAAGCCTCTACCATGAGTTGCCATAAAATTTACCATCTCTGGAGTTACTTTTTCAGCGGCCGCTAAAAAATCACCTTCATTTTCTCTGTTTTCATCATCTACCACAATAATAACTTTACCATTTCTGATATCATTTATTGCTTCTTCAATAGTGTTAAGTTGTGTTTGATTTGCTGAATTTGTAGTCATATCGAATTACCTTTTTTAGGTAGTATTTTTTTGAAAAAATTAGTCACTGGTTGTAAGAAAGAATTTAAATTGAAAATTCCTTTGTCTTTTGTTGCTCTGTTGGTTAATAAAATTGCTAATGGAATCATTAAAATTGCTGATATCCAAGAGCCTAGAATAGAAGTTATTGAGCTTTCTTCGGCTAAGTTTTTACCAAAAGTATTGGTAAAGAAATACAGCACATAAACTGCAATAGCTAAAATCATTGGGAGCCCAAAACCTCCTTTTCTAATAATAGAACCTAAAGGTGCTCCTATAAAAAATAGGATTACACACGATAATGAAAAAGCAACTCTATTGTAGTATTCTGTGTCATAAAAATTCACCATTTTTCGGTTCCATTTTATGCTATCTAAATTATTATTTATGGTACTTACAACTCTAGTTGTTTTGGTAACAGCAGAGTTTAGAATTGTTATTTTCTCTTGAAGTTCAAAATTGTCAATTATATTGCTGTCTAAAGATTTGTTTTTTAAAGAGTCAGGATATTCATATAAATCTTTAGCAGAAGTACTGATAAATATGTTTTTAGCTCGTAAACCTAAAATTTCATCATAATTATCCTTTAACATTGGTATTGTGTCCTTAATTTGATCTAAGGTTAGCATCATTGGTATTGTTGCTGAATTGATAGAATCTAATTGGCCTTCATCTAAAGTATCTCCAATATCAATATTAAATTCGTATTCTTTAAAAGTGGCACTAGAAGCTGCCATTTTTTTACGTTTTATAGTGGTTCTAGCAGATTTTACATGCTCCTCATAATAATTACCATTGTATAAAATAAAGGTCATATATCTACTACCTTCTTCAGTAACTATTTTCCCACTTTCTGCTGTAATTACTTTTTGATTACCTCTGTTACTCGTTAAATCGTAGATCCAAACTTTTTTAAGTAAATTTTCTTCTTCTCCATACTTTTCATCAAATTTAATTTGGTAACCAGGAATATCTGCATTAAAACTACCAGGAACTAAAGCTAAAGCTGGCTTTTTCTTTTTGATATTTAAATAGAGATTTCGCTGTTTTAAATTTGCATAAGGAAAAACATTATTCAAAAACAGAAAGTTAAGTCCGCTTAAAGCAATAGCTAAAATACCAATTGGTCTTACCAATCTTTGCAAGGAAACACCTGCTGATTTTGCAGCTGCAAATTCATAGTTTTCACCTAGATTGCCTAAAGCCATTATTGATGACAGAAGCACACCAATTGGTAATGCTTGAGGTATAATCATTAAGGTAGTATAGTATAAAAATTTAAGTATGAAAATAACGCTAATTCCTTTACCAGCAATGTTTTCGAAAGCTTGCCATAAAGCTTGCATAACCAATACAAACAATACAATTAGAAAGGTAGCAATAAAAGGAACTAGAAAGCTCTTTAAGATGTATTTATCTAATATTTTCATAAAAAAACAAAAATAGCACCTTAAATATTAAGATGCTACTAATTTTCTGTTAATTGAAATAATTAATCAATTGTGTAGTTTTGATTTAGATATTTTTGTTCATCAAACTTAAAAAAGCTATCAGAAATTGGCTGATTACTTTTAAACGATGTAATTGTAAAACTTGTTTTTGCGCCATTAGAACCAGTTTGAATTAACTTATAAATGTGTTTAGTTTTTGCATCTATACCTAATTCTACTTTTACAATATCTGAATCGCTATCAATAGGGTTTAAAGTTACGTACTGTATTTTTCTACCGTTAACATTTTTTAATTTACCCATTTCAAAATTGTAACCTTCTTTATAAAAGCTTAATAATTTAGAAGGATAAATAAAACCATCATCTGCATTCATATCACCCTCTGAAGTTGAAATTTCTTTTTCTTCATTATTAATGACATATAATTTTTTACCATCGTAAATAAAACGATTACCTAAATACAGTAAACTGTATTTTTCTCCTTTTAAATTAATTTCACCTCTAATTGGTGGTTCATCACCTTCTTCAATACCTGCTTCTTCATTACTTAAAGTCTGGCTAAATCCAATAAACATATTGTTATAAGCAGACATTTTAGTAGACACTTCATCTAATAAAGCTTTTGCCTCTAAAGAGTTTTGTGAAAGAGTTACACTTGTAATAAACAAGCTTAAAAATAATACTACTAGTTTTCTCATGTTTTGTTTAATTCTCATTTTGTTTAAGCAAAATGTTATTGTTTTTTTTCGTTTTCTAATAATTGCTCAAGAGCCATAAAATCTGGTACTAAAACTTGCCTTGCTTTACTACCTTCAAAACCACCTACAATTCCTGCTGCTTCTAATTGATCTATTAATCTACCAGCTCTATTATAACCAAGCTTTAATTTTCTTTGTAACAAAGAAGCAGATCCTTGCTGTGCTGTAATTATAATTTCTGCAGCCTCTCTAAACAATTTATCTCTGTTTGCTATATCAACATCAATACTTGTGCCACTTTCATCATCTACGTATTCAGGTAATAAATGAGCCTCTGAATATGCTTTTTGCGAACCAATAAAATCAGTAATTTTTTCAACTTCTGGTGTATCTACAAAAGCACATTGTATTCTAGTTATTGAGTTTCCATTGGTATAAAGTAAATCTCCACGTCCAATTAATTGATCTGCTCCACCTGCATCTAAAATAGTTCTAGAATCGATTTTTGAGGTAACTCTAAATGCAATTCTGGCAGGGAAATTGGCTTTAATTATACCTGTAATTACATTTACAGAAGGTCTTTGTGTGGCTACAATTAAATGAATACCAATTGCTCTTGCCAATTGTGCTAATCTAGCAATAGGTGTTTCTACTTCTTTACCAGCAGTCATAATTAAATCAGCAAATTCATCAATTACCAAAACAATATATGGCAAGAATTGATGCCCATCATTAGGATTTAATTTTCGCTTTTTAAATTTCTGATTGTATTCTTTTATATTACGAACCATTGCCGATTTTAACAAATCATAGCGATTGTCCATCTCAATACAAAGTGAATTTAAAGTATGCACAACTTTAGTGGTATCAGTAATTATAGCTTCTTCAGAATCTGGTAACTTGGCTAAATAATGACGTTCAATTTTATTAAATAAAGTAAGTTCTACTTTTTTTGGATCTACCAAAACAAACTTTACTTCTGCAGGGTGCTTTTTATATAACAGAGATGTTAAAACAGCATTTAAACCTACAGATTTACCTTGACCTGTAGCACCTGCCATTAGTAAGTGAGGCATTTTTGCTAAATCTACAACAAATGTTTCATTAGAAATGGTTTTACCTAAACCAATAGGAAGCTCCATTTGAGACTCTTGAAATTTCTTAGAAGAAATTGCAGAGTGCATAGAAACTATAGTAGATTTTTTATTTGGCACTTCTATACCAATGGTTCCCTTACCAGGTATTGGAGCTATAATACGAATTCCTAAGGCTGATAAAGATAATGCAATATCATCTTCTAAATTTTTAATTTTAGAAATTCTAATTCCTGCTTCTGGCACAATTTCATACAAGGTTATTGTTGGCCCAACAGTTGCTTTAATTTCTGCAATACCTATTTTGTAGTTTTTTAAAGTTTCTACAATTCTATTTTTATTTGCCTCTAATTCTTCAGGATCTATAGAAATACTCTCATTGTATTGCTTTAGTAGGTTAAAAGTAGGAAAACGAAAGTTTGATAACTCTAAAGTTGGATCAAATTCTCCAAAGTCTTTTAATATTTTATCAGATAAATTTTCTGTAGAGTGTTCTTCTTCTTCAGATATTTCTACATTTATATCTAAATCTAAGTCATTTTTGTCAGGTACTGTTTCCTCAACAATTGGCTCAGATATTGACTCTTCTTCAATTTTTAATGTAATTTCTTCCTTTTTACTAACATCTGAGTGCTTTG contains the following coding sequences:
- a CDS encoding DNA translocase FtsK, producing MAKSKQTKTKTSKSKEEKTPVFAFLKTRQTQNILGLFLILFSVFLFIAFISFFFNWQADQSTLNHLSDKNIKSSNLLGKIGANLSHFFIYDGFGLAAFYIVYQVFITGFYILIKRKFAKIIISWNWGLLSMVWLSITLGFLHQKYALLSGVVGYEINNYLQTFLGKTGLAIVLVFLFFTYIIVRYKVTIDSYLDKWKAQRIANRQKAENEALEPDVEKETTITEESVTETKEEQKSEFELSLENLQPTISKHSDVSKKEEITLKIEEESISEPIVEETVPDKNDLDLDINVEISEEEEHSTENLSDKILKDFGEFDPTLELSNFRFPTFNLLKQYNESISIDPEELEANKNRIVETLKNYKIGIAEIKATVGPTITLYEIVPEAGIRISKIKNLEDDIALSLSALGIRIIAPIPGKGTIGIEVPNKKSTIVSMHSAISSKKFQESQMELPIGLGKTISNETFVVDLAKMPHLLMAGATGQGKSVGLNAVLTSLLYKKHPAEVKFVLVDPKKVELTLFNKIERHYLAKLPDSEEAIITDTTKVVHTLNSLCIEMDNRYDLLKSAMVRNIKEYNQKFKKRKLNPNDGHQFLPYIVLVIDEFADLIMTAGKEVETPIARLAQLARAIGIHLIVATQRPSVNVITGIIKANFPARIAFRVTSKIDSRTILDAGGADQLIGRGDLLYTNGNSITRIQCAFVDTPEVEKITDFIGSQKAYSEAHLLPEYVDDESGTSIDVDIANRDKLFREAAEIIITAQQGSASLLQRKLKLGYNRAGRLIDQLEAAGIVGGFEGSKARQVLVPDFMALEQLLENEKKQ